In Terriglobales bacterium, the following proteins share a genomic window:
- a CDS encoding metal ABC transporter substrate-binding protein: MKSYRTYAIIAALMGAMLFAGPAEAKQLNVVTSTTDMAALAQEVGGDKIKVEAIARGYQDPHFVEAKPSFLLKLRNADLLIAVGLDLELGWLPALVTQCGNGKIQPAASGYLDASQFAEILEKPTGPVSRAQGDVHPLGNPHYWLDPDNGRRIAKGIAAKLAQMDPENAAYFQQRAADFEQRLAQAEKRWQQQMAPYRGRKVVSYHKSWPNFARHFGLDVVGYVEPRPGIPPSPQHTMELIGQMKRDNVKIILVEPYFDLKTPNSIASKTGGKVVVLLPSVGGEQQASDYFKLFDYDIQLLTSAFQQVK; encoded by the coding sequence ATGAAGTCATACAGGACATACGCAATCATCGCCGCGCTGATGGGCGCGATGCTGTTCGCCGGCCCCGCGGAGGCGAAGCAGCTTAACGTGGTCACCTCGACCACCGACATGGCCGCGCTGGCGCAGGAAGTCGGCGGCGACAAGATCAAGGTGGAAGCCATCGCCAGGGGCTACCAGGACCCGCACTTCGTGGAAGCCAAGCCGAGCTTCCTGCTGAAGCTGCGCAACGCGGACCTGCTGATCGCGGTCGGGCTGGACCTGGAGTTGGGCTGGCTGCCGGCGCTGGTCACGCAGTGCGGTAACGGCAAGATCCAGCCGGCCGCGAGCGGCTATCTCGACGCCTCGCAGTTCGCCGAGATCCTGGAGAAGCCGACCGGACCGGTCTCGCGCGCGCAGGGCGACGTGCATCCGCTGGGGAATCCGCACTACTGGCTCGATCCCGACAACGGGCGTCGCATCGCCAAGGGCATCGCCGCCAAGCTGGCGCAGATGGACCCGGAGAACGCGGCGTACTTCCAGCAGCGCGCCGCCGACTTCGAGCAGCGGCTGGCGCAGGCGGAGAAGCGCTGGCAGCAGCAGATGGCGCCCTACCGCGGACGCAAGGTCGTGTCGTACCACAAGTCGTGGCCGAACTTCGCGCGCCACTTCGGGCTGGACGTGGTGGGCTACGTGGAGCCGCGGCCCGGCATCCCGCCCTCGCCCCAGCACACCATGGAGCTCATCGGCCAGATGAAGCGCGACAACGTGAAGATCATCCTGGTGGAGCCGTACTTCGACCTGAAGACGCCGAACTCGATCGCCTCGAAGACCGGCGGCAAGGTGGTGGTGCTGCTGCCTTCGGTGGGCGGCGAGCAGCAGGCGTCTGACTATTTCAAGCTGTTCGATTACGATATTCAGCTCCTTACCTCCGCGTTCCAGCAGGTCAAGTAG